One window of Catharus ustulatus isolate bCatUst1 chromosome 3, bCatUst1.pri.v2, whole genome shotgun sequence genomic DNA carries:
- the LOC116994059 gene encoding taste receptor type 2 member 9-like produces MEACHSPHQSNVTTYGDATVAIITLEAFAGMWINAFIVCVLCIDWVKKKTLNSNEKILLLLGCSRFWYLGISWLYSFLLIIYPYCFCVPLLLESLAGFQSFFDCSNIWLSACLCVFYCIKIAIFRNSFFIYLKLKIDKIVPWLLLGSVLLAFIFSILVYHISNETQCNNRNYSSQGYYLKHIIRLEEHLLPIVFVIGFSTSLTAVVFSALFLLFSLWRHKCKMQTNSMKNPSMEAHVKAMKSILSFLLMYSINFVFFILTLIYARKKENHVAFLIFVFLYAFPGVHTLILICSNPKVEKALIRILSCVKCKFCMR; encoded by the coding sequence ATGGAAGCTTGTCACTCTCCACACCAATCCAATGTCACCACATATGGGGACGCAACTGTGGCCATCATCACCCTGGAGGCATTTGCTGGCATGTGGATAAATGCTTTCATCGTTTGTGTGCTCTGCATTGACTGggttaaaaagaaaactctgaACTCTAATGAGAAgatcttgctgctgctgggatgctccaggttTTGGTATTTAGGCATCTCATGGctatattcttttcttttaataatatatCCCTATTGCTTTTGTGTTCCTCTCCTACTTGAATCTCTTGCAggttttcaaagcttttttgaTTGCTCAAACATATGGCTCTCAGCTTGTCTTTGTGTTTTTTACTGTAtaaaaattgccattttcagGAACAGCTTCTTCATCTACCTGAAACTAAAAATTGACAAGATTGTTCCATGGCTCTTGTTAGGATCTGTGCTtttggcatttattttcagcattctTGTCTACCACATCTCCAATGAAACACAGTGTAACAATCGCAATTACAGCAGTCAAGGGTATTATCTGAAACACATTATCAGACTGGAAGAACATTTACTGCCTATTGTTTTTGTCATAGGATTTTCCACTTCATTAACAGCAGTCgtcttttctgctcttttccttctcttttctctatGGAGACACAAATGCAAGATGCAGACAAACTCCATGAAGAACCCCAGCATGGAAGCCCATGTCAAAGCCATGAAATCTATTCTCTCCTTCTTACTAATGTACAGCATcaactttgtattttttattttgacactGATTTAtgcaaggaagaaagaaaatcatgtggcttttcttatttttgtatttctctaTGCTTTTCCAGGTGTTCATACCCTTATTCTGATTTGCAGCAATCCAAAGGTGGAAAAGGCACTGATAAGAATTCTATCCTGTGTCAAGTGCAAGTTTTGCATGAGGTAG
- the LOC116994058 gene encoding taste receptor type 2 member 9-like, translating to MEACHSPHQSNVTSYGTTALAIITLEAFAGVWINAFIVCVLCIDWVKKKTLNSNEKILLVLGCCRISCLGFAWIRKFLPIIYLNNINVHTELQLLPSFARFFNYLNLWASACLCVFYCIKIANFRNSFFIYLKAKIDRMVPWLLLGSGILAFLMGIVTYDINEFQHSNNLTATCLENFWKATIRKENRFFISFFLAGFGYAVSFMAVIFSAVFLLFSLWKHKQKMQTNSMKDLSVEAHIRAMKSILSFLVMYSINFLCLVLTLFYVMKNENIMTLLIYIYLFAFQGVHSLILIFSNPQLEKALLKILSCVKCEFCIK from the coding sequence ATGGAAGCTTGTCACTCTCCACACCAATCCAATGTCACTTCATACGGGACCACAGCTTTGGCCATCATCACCCTGGAGGCATTTGCTGGCGTGTGGATAAATGCTTTCATCGTTTGTGTGCTCTGCATTGACTGGgtcaaaaagaaaaccctgaaCTCTAATGAGAAGATCTTGTTggtgctgggatgctgcagaaTTTCCTGTTTGGGCTTTGCATGGATACGCAAGTTCCTACCAATAATTTATCTCAACAACATTAATGTACACACTGAACTTCAACTGCTTCCATCATTTGCcaggttttttaattatttaaacttGTGGGCTTCAGCTTgcctttgtgttttttattgcATAAAAATTGCCAATTTCAGGAACAGCTTCTTCATCTACCTGAAAGCAAAAATTGACAGGATGGTGCCCTGGCTCTTGTTGGGGTCTGGGATTTTAGCCTTCCTTATGGGCATTGTTACGTATGACATCAATGAATTTCAGCACAGTAACAACCTCACTGCCACCTGCCTTGAAAATTTTTGGAAAGCAACTATCAGAAAGGAAAATcgcttttttatttcatttttccttgctgGGTTTGGATATGCCGTTTCATTCATGGCAGTcatcttttctgctgttttccttctcttctctctctggaAACACAAACAAAAGATGCAGACAAACTCCATGAAGGACCTCAGCGTGGAAGCCCACATCAGAGCCATGAAATCTATTCTCTCCTTCTTAGTCATGTACAGCATCAACTTTCTATGTTTGGTTTTGACATTATTTTATGTcatgaagaatgaaaatataatgACACTTCTTATCTACATCtatctgtttgcttttcaaGGTGTTCATTCCCttattctgattttcagcaATCCCCAGCTGGAAAAGGCACTGCTAAAGATTCTCTCCTGTGTGAAGTGTGAGTTTTGCATCAAGTAG